In Caldilineales bacterium, the genomic window AGTCGAAAGAATGCGCCGGGCGCTGCATCACCAGGAGGCCGATCGAGTGCCGATCAGCGATTTCTTCTGGGGCAGCTTCGTCAACCGTTGGCGCCAGGAGATGGGCCTGCCCGCCGATGCCGACATCTACACCTACTACGACCTCGATTGGCAGGTCACCATCCCCAACATGGACCCGCACATCAAGTCGTTCGAGACGCTGAAAGAGACGGACGAGGATGTGGTGGTCAAGACCGGTTTCGAGGCCACCATCCGCAAAAAGTTCGCCGACCCCATGCCCGAATGGCTGGAGTTCGGCCTGACCAGCATCGAGCAGACCGCGACTTTCCAGTTTGACGACCCCTGGGACGAGCGCCGCTATTTCAGGGCCGGGGACAACCAGATCGCCGGGGTGGGCGACGGGTTCGCCCGCAACTCGCCCGCCTGGGTAGAGACAGTCAAAAAGCTGCACCCGGATTTCGCCGTCTTCGGCAGTGTGTGCGAGGCCAACGAATACATGACCCGGATCGTCGGCCCGGAGAACAATCTGCTGTGGGTGGCGCTCTATCCCGACGAATACGCCCGCTTCATCGAACGCACAATGGAGTTCGCCATCGGCGTCCTGCAGGCCCAGATCAAGGCTGCCGATGGGCTTCTGGATGGCATGGTCATCTGGGGCGATGTGGCCTACAAGAAGGATGTCTTCTTTGCCCCCGACTGGTGGCGGGCGCACTACAAGCCCTATCTGACCGAGATGGTGCGGATTTGCCACGAGGCCGACCTGCCGGTGATCTACCACGGCTGCGGCAATGTCAAGCGCATCATCCCCGACTTCATCGAGACCGGCATCGACGCCTACAACCCGCTGGAAGCGAAAGCCGGGCTGGATGTGGTGGATCTGCGCCGGCAATACGGCCACACTTTCGGCTTCTGCGGCAACATGAGCGTGATCGACTGGGCCGAGCTCAGCCCCGCCGAACTCAAGCCCATCGTTCTCCGCAAGCTGAACGCGGCCAAAGGCGGCGGCATGATCTTCCAGTCTGATCACTCCGTCCCTACCAACGTCTCCGCTGCCAACTACGATTATGTGGTCAAGCTCGTGCGCGAGTGGGGGCAGTATCCGCTGAAGTTGGGCGAGTATGATATT contains:
- a CDS encoding uroporphyrinogen decarboxylase family protein codes for the protein MERSAKTLAKVERMRRALHHQEADRVPISDFFWGSFVNRWRQEMGLPADADIYTYYDLDWQVTIPNMDPHIKSFETLKETDEDVVVKTGFEATIRKKFADPMPEWLEFGLTSIEQTATFQFDDPWDERRYFRAGDNQIAGVGDGFARNSPAWVETVKKLHPDFAVFGSVCEANEYMTRIVGPENNLLWVALYPDEYARFIERTMEFAIGVLQAQIKAADGLLDGMVIWGDVAYKKDVFFAPDWWRAHYKPYLTEMVRICHEADLPVIYHGCGNVKRIIPDFIETGIDAYNPLEAKAGLDVVDLRRQYGHTFGFCGNMSVIDWAELSPAELKPIVLRKLNAAKGGGMIFQSDHSVPTNVSAANYDYVVKLVREWGQYPLKLGEYDIPDLN